One genomic region from Leptospira tipperaryensis encodes:
- the dusA gene encoding tRNA dihydrouridine(20/20a) synthase DusA → MIEIGAKIPKPYPVSLAPMMDWTDRHFRYLFRMISKHTFLYTEMIHTGAILHGDRKRFLSYNPEELPLAIQLGGDNPKALAECSKISEDYGYSEVNLNVGCPSDRVREGNFGACLMETPEKVAELVAAMDASVSIPVTVKCRIGIPGKESFEDLCRFIETVKEAGVRRFIIHARIAILGGLSPAQNRQIPPLRYTDVELIKKTFPDLVVEINGGIRTYEEIKERLKKNDGVMIGRAAYETPYLFSELDSLFFQDDTSSLSRREILNRMQDYIDRLLLNDTNAKPHFVLKHLLGLFHAEKGARSYRRILTEKMFSHYSRDLLKNAAQEIPDFALDFIPSQKRTSNSENLESTIVSL, encoded by the coding sequence ATGATCGAGATCGGCGCAAAAATTCCAAAACCATATCCGGTTTCTCTGGCTCCTATGATGGACTGGACCGATCGTCATTTTCGTTATCTTTTCAGAATGATTTCCAAACATACGTTTCTTTATACGGAGATGATTCATACGGGCGCGATTCTTCACGGAGATAGAAAACGATTCTTATCATACAATCCGGAAGAATTACCGCTTGCGATTCAGTTGGGTGGCGACAATCCAAAGGCTCTCGCAGAATGTTCTAAGATCAGTGAAGACTACGGATATTCTGAGGTCAATCTGAATGTAGGTTGTCCGAGCGATCGTGTGCGCGAAGGAAACTTCGGAGCGTGTTTGATGGAAACTCCGGAGAAAGTTGCCGAGCTCGTTGCCGCTATGGACGCTTCCGTTTCCATTCCGGTCACCGTTAAGTGTAGAATCGGAATTCCCGGAAAAGAAAGTTTTGAAGATCTTTGTAGATTTATTGAAACCGTAAAGGAAGCGGGCGTAAGACGTTTTATCATTCACGCAAGAATCGCGATCCTGGGCGGTCTTTCTCCCGCGCAGAATCGGCAAATTCCTCCTTTGCGTTATACGGACGTGGAACTTATCAAGAAAACGTTTCCCGATCTGGTAGTTGAAATCAACGGCGGGATTCGCACTTACGAAGAGATCAAAGAAAGACTCAAGAAGAACGACGGAGTTATGATCGGAAGAGCTGCGTATGAAACTCCTTATCTTTTTTCGGAACTCGATTCCTTGTTCTTTCAAGACGATACTTCCTCTTTGAGTAGAAGAGAAATTTTGAATCGGATGCAAGATTATATCGATCGTCTTCTTTTGAACGACACAAACGCCAAACCTCACTTTGTCTTAAAACATCTTTTGGGTTTGTTTCACGCGGAGAAGGGCGCGCGCAGTTATCGAAGAATTCTTACGGAGAAAATGTTTTCGCATTATTCTCGCGATCTTTTAAAAAACGCGGCTCAAGAGATTCCTGACTTTGCGTTAGATTTCATTCCTTCCCAAAAGCGCACTTCAAATTCGGAAAACTTAGAATCTACGATCGTTTCTTTATAG